In one Magallana gigas chromosome 9, xbMagGiga1.1, whole genome shotgun sequence genomic region, the following are encoded:
- the LOC105342934 gene encoding uncharacterized protein, translating to MSGFLDKIVENDVQLLRMASTVSSRATVAMTIVTLRLDVNVQCQNVRLGEQARIVKYFVHSQSTEKIVSKNVIVRMISVILLVDVTRVQILPS from the exons ATGTCGGGTTTTTTGGACAAGATTGTAGAGAACGATGTCCAGCTCCTACGTATGGCGTCGACTGTCAGTTCACGTGCAACTGTAGCGATGACAATTGTCACTTTGCGTTTGGATGTAAACGTTCAGTGTCAG AATGTGAGACTGGGAGAACAGGCTCGTATTGTGAAATACTTTGTCCATTCCCAAAGTACGGAAAAGATTGTCAGCAAGAACGTCATTGTGAGAATGATCTCTGTGATCCTGCTAGTGGATGTAACA AGAGTACAAATTCTACCATCATGA